A stretch of Deltaproteobacteria bacterium DNA encodes these proteins:
- the cobA gene encoding uroporphyrinogen-III C-methyltransferase — MKFQTGLVYLVGAGPGDPGLITLRGAEVLRKADVVLYDYLANERLLTLAPKKARLIFVGKGKKEGRLKQESINRLMIRKALSGKVVVRLKGGDPFVFGRGGEEALALADHQISFEIVPGITSPIAAPAYAGIPMTHRDYASTVVFVTGHESDEKEILNLDWDSLCKIETIVFLMGVKTLPVITQKLVEAGLSPSMPVAVVQWGTLPYQRVVVGILKTIAEKVKRENIDPPAIIIIGSIVALRNKLRWFDKRPLLGKRILVTRAREQANELAVGLEALGALVYEIPTIEIRPPSSWRGIDRAISRLSDYDWLIFTSANAVRSFFQRLKEKGRDIRDLVGIKIAAIGPATAREIEGKGVLVDSIAGEYQAEGVIKIFGKKKIWGKRILIPRARQGREILIQELTRLGAKVDWVEAYRTGVPSRRSWGDIPLHQLIEERKIDLMTFASSSTIDNFMKMAGKRLRKEVCKIPVAVIGPVTATTAREHQLNVKIEPRRSHIPALMEAIARHFSARLTMPGKNRYI, encoded by the coding sequence ATGAAGTTTCAGACGGGACTGGTTTACTTGGTGGGGGCGGGACCTGGCGATCCAGGGCTCATCACCTTGAGAGGAGCCGAGGTGCTCCGCAAGGCGGACGTTGTCCTTTATGATTATCTTGCCAATGAGCGCCTTTTGACCCTCGCTCCGAAAAAGGCTCGCCTGATCTTCGTCGGCAAGGGAAAAAAGGAGGGGAGACTTAAACAGGAGTCGATCAACCGACTCATGATCCGCAAGGCGCTATCGGGGAAGGTGGTGGTTCGTCTGAAAGGGGGGGACCCGTTTGTCTTTGGTCGTGGAGGGGAGGAGGCTCTCGCCCTGGCTGACCATCAGATATCGTTTGAAATTGTTCCAGGAATCACTTCACCGATTGCAGCCCCTGCCTATGCCGGTATTCCGATGACCCATCGTGATTATGCCTCAACGGTTGTGTTTGTTACCGGGCATGAGTCTGATGAGAAAGAGATCCTGAATCTGGATTGGGACTCTCTTTGTAAAATAGAAACGATTGTTTTTTTGATGGGTGTCAAGACATTGCCCGTAATAACCCAAAAACTGGTGGAGGCCGGCCTCTCCCCCTCAATGCCGGTAGCGGTTGTTCAGTGGGGAACATTGCCCTACCAGAGGGTTGTTGTAGGGATTTTGAAGACGATTGCCGAAAAGGTCAAAAGGGAGAATATTGATCCTCCGGCGATTATCATTATAGGAAGCATTGTGGCCTTACGAAATAAACTCCGGTGGTTTGACAAGAGACCCCTTTTGGGGAAACGGATCCTCGTTACACGGGCCCGTGAGCAGGCGAACGAGCTGGCGGTGGGATTGGAGGCGTTAGGGGCGCTCGTTTATGAGATTCCTACCATCGAGATCAGACCTCCCTCAAGCTGGAGGGGGATTGATCGGGCGATCTCTCGGCTTTCCGATTACGATTGGCTGATTTTTACGAGTGCCAATGCAGTTCGATCCTTCTTCCAAAGGCTTAAAGAGAAGGGAAGAGATATTCGTGATCTTGTAGGGATCAAGATAGCGGCGATTGGTCCTGCGACGGCGCGTGAAATTGAGGGGAAGGGAGTACTCGTTGATTCGATTGCTGGAGAGTATCAAGCGGAAGGGGTCATCAAAATCTTTGGCAAGAAGAAAATTTGGGGCAAAAGGATCCTGATCCCGCGTGCCAGGCAGGGGCGTGAGATATTGATCCAAGAGCTCACGCGGTTGGGAGCTAAAGTTGATTGGGTGGAGGCGTATCGTACAGGTGTCCCTTCTCGAAGAAGCTGGGGCGATATTCCTCTTCATCAATTGATCGAAGAGCGGAAGATCGATCTGATGACGTTCGCGAGTTCATCGACCATTGATAACTTCATGAAAATGGCTGGAAAGAGGCTTCGCAAGGAAGTCTGCAAGATTCCGGTCGCTGTGATCGGTCCTGTGACGGCGACAACGGCACGGGAACATCAATTAAATGTGAAGATAGAGCCGAGGCGTTCGCATATACCGGCATTGATGGAGGCGATTGCTCGGCATTTTTCAGCTCGATTGACAATGCCAGGCAAGAATCGCTACATTTAG
- a CDS encoding NifU family protein, which yields MINMTERARDKIKFFMKDKSLYEWGVRVRSQGGQFGFALEPFNKSSPGDQVIDTDGIKIIADGRTAMLLEGATVDFLDTGAAAGFTVEIKQGPSSMPGTGGPDLSNPQAKKVYEILNNEINPALASHGGRAQLLDVKENVVYLKFGGGCQGCGMVDTTVKQGIEARIKQVMPEIIAVRDETDHAGGKNPYYRATH from the coding sequence ATGATTAACATGACCGAAAGGGCCCGCGATAAGATCAAATTCTTCATGAAAGACAAGAGCCTCTATGAATGGGGAGTTCGGGTTCGGTCACAGGGGGGGCAGTTTGGATTTGCCCTGGAGCCGTTCAACAAATCGTCTCCTGGTGATCAGGTCATCGATACGGATGGGATCAAGATTATTGCCGATGGTCGGACGGCCATGCTCCTTGAGGGGGCGACGGTTGATTTCCTCGATACTGGTGCGGCCGCCGGTTTTACCGTTGAAATAAAGCAAGGTCCCTCTTCAATGCCGGGGACAGGTGGCCCTGATCTCTCCAACCCGCAGGCCAAGAAGGTCTACGAGATCCTTAATAACGAGATCAATCCTGCCTTGGCCTCCCACGGGGGTCGTGCCCAGCTGCTCGATGTGAAAGAGAACGTTGTTTATTTAAAATTCGGTGGCGGTTGTCAGGGGTGCGGGATGGTCGATACGACCGTCAAGCAGGGGATTGAGGCCCGCATCAAACAGGTCATGCCGGAGATTATTGCGGTTCGTGACGAGACTGATCATGCAGGTGGAAAGAATCCGTACTATCGGGCGACGCACTAA
- a CDS encoding TIGR02147 family protein: MKDTGQNSNGRIEVYSYTNYRKLLKDYYESEKKNNPGRFSYRSFAKRVGLATSNFLYQVITSRKNLSYSSTQRVARALGLNRRETHFFEALVHFDQVRDPQEKIGAFEKMVSFREYRSSKKLDPDQYDYFSKWYYPVIRELVLLPDFQENPIWISKKLSSLLTVDEAREALEKLQRMKMLVRESNGRLCQADPNLKTDEDVTSAALLKFHQSMMEHGMKSLQQPAENREISALTMSLSKKQFFQVKEMARQFHRDVQKLIAENGTETVEGIYQLNFQLFNFATSRRREP, translated from the coding sequence ATGAAAGACACAGGCCAAAATTCTAACGGACGTATTGAAGTTTATTCTTATACTAACTACCGGAAATTATTAAAGGATTACTACGAGTCAGAAAAGAAGAATAACCCAGGCCGTTTTTCGTATCGGAGTTTTGCCAAAAGGGTTGGCCTGGCTACGTCTAACTTCTTGTACCAAGTGATTACTAGCAGAAAGAATCTTAGCTATTCCAGTACACAACGCGTCGCGCGGGCATTGGGTCTTAATCGTCGTGAGACACATTTTTTTGAGGCATTAGTACATTTTGATCAGGTTCGTGACCCCCAAGAGAAAATAGGGGCGTTTGAGAAGATGGTTTCGTTTCGCGAATATCGTTCATCGAAAAAGCTCGACCCGGACCAGTATGATTATTTCTCTAAATGGTACTATCCGGTCATTCGTGAACTGGTTCTGCTCCCTGACTTTCAGGAAAACCCGATCTGGATTTCAAAAAAACTTTCCTCACTTTTGACCGTTGATGAGGCTCGGGAGGCGCTCGAAAAACTTCAACGGATGAAGATGCTGGTTCGGGAATCGAATGGGCGGCTTTGTCAGGCAGATCCCAACTTGAAGACGGATGAGGATGTCACTTCGGCGGCCCTCCTGAAGTTTCACCAGTCGATGATGGAGCATGGAATGAAAAGTCTTCAGCAACCTGCAGAGAATCGTGAAATTTCCGCGCTGACGATGTCCCTTTCAAAAAAGCAGTTTTTTCAGGTGAAGGAGATGGCGCGCCAGTTTCACCGGGATGTTCAAAAGCTGATTGCCGAGAATGGGACAGAAACGGTCGAGGGCATCTATCAGCTTAACTTTCAACTGTTTAATTTTGCCACGAGCAGAAGGAGAGAGCCATGA